One stretch of Cohnella algarum DNA includes these proteins:
- a CDS encoding ankyrin repeat domain-containing protein gives MFCTNCGHKYLEDENFCAQCGKPVNRGNISGNDQPQSMRQRQEVPRKRVRFIISVAVCSLLMTVGLTAGMFYIADKIEPSKPPLRPIVTSGETSTKPWENLVPAEVSYKDKFDSADELTQAAFQNNSNDVANLLADGADPTQSNAILVAAGNKNMKIMELLLKHGANPNYMRAGKTALNYAVENDDIEMAKFLLDSGADPNVSTESAIWKAVEKASTKMVKILLDYGADPNRTIVNNKYLLQFAKESGLTEIADLLKNAGAKESKRG, from the coding sequence GTGTTTTGCACGAATTGCGGACACAAGTATCTTGAAGATGAAAACTTCTGTGCTCAATGCGGAAAACCTGTAAACCGGGGTAATATATCCGGGAATGATCAACCGCAGAGCATGCGTCAACGTCAAGAAGTACCAAGGAAAAGGGTCCGATTCATTATTTCGGTTGCAGTATGCAGTCTGCTGATGACGGTCGGACTGACAGCAGGCATGTTTTACATTGCGGATAAAATTGAGCCATCCAAGCCGCCTTTACGGCCAATTGTAACGAGCGGCGAGACTTCAACCAAACCATGGGAAAACTTGGTGCCGGCAGAAGTATCGTATAAGGATAAATTCGACAGTGCAGATGAATTGACCCAAGCGGCATTCCAAAACAATAGCAATGATGTCGCTAATTTATTGGCCGACGGAGCCGACCCTACTCAATCCAATGCCATATTAGTGGCTGCCGGAAACAAAAATATGAAAATCATGGAGCTTCTATTGAAACACGGAGCCAATCCCAACTACATGAGAGCAGGAAAAACGGCTTTGAATTACGCTGTAGAAAATGATGATATTGAAATGGCCAAGTTTCTCCTGGATTCGGGTGCCGATCCAAATGTAAGTACTGAATCGGCGATATGGAAAGCAGTGGAAAAAGCTTCAACCAAAATGGTCAAAATATTGCTGGACTATGGTGCCGATCCGAATCGAACTATCGTCAACAATAAATATTTGCTACAATTCGCCAAGGAATCTGGACTGACAGAGATAGCTGACTTGTTAAAAAATGCTGGAGCAAAAGAGAGCAAACGGGGTTAG
- a CDS encoding helicase-related protein has protein sequence MEIINNIDNLLGENLKLEVRKGSKVSIAASCFSIYAYEALMKELNQVEEVRFIFTSPTFIADSIKKEKREFYIPKRNREKSLYGTEFEIRLKNELTLKAIAKECSDWIRKKVTFKSNRTSGSMQGMLNVQTANEPITYMPIDGFTTVDLGYEKGNALSKMVNKFTEAPFTNMYFDLFDQVWNDKSKLEDVTNQVVEHISSVYKENSPEFIYYVILYNIFNEFLSDITEDILPNEATGFKETEIWKRLYHFQKDAVLGAINKLEKYNGCILADSVGLGKTFTALGIIKYYELRNKSVLLLCPKKLGDNWLTYKQNVTNNILYADRFRYDVLYHTDISRERGKSNDIPLDRLNWGNYDLLVIDESHNFRNNEAKKDKETRYQKLMRKVLKSGVKTKVLMLSATPVNNKFMDLRNQLALAYEGNPEEINSKLGTERGINDIFKRAQSAFNQWSKMDVAERTTETLLGMLDFDFFELLDSLTIARSRKHIQKYYKAEEIGEFPRRLPPLSKFCDLTDRTDVIGYNDIFIELSRINLGIYAPFKYIQPSRLRFYEELYDTSVRGGSGNFRQMDREGSLQLLMRINLLKRLESSVESFRLTLSKIVSKLDQTLQQIEAFERSGKSDAVGYTDIEDANLDDDDWLDDDFSIGDTIKINLSDMDVLRWKEDLTNDRNILSALLTEMQKVTPEHDAKLNTLKQVIDHKINHPINPGNRKVIIFSAFTDTAAYLYTHLSAYMKAKYNIDTAKIVGSDENKNTAGLRNVISTLLTCFSPRSKEKHLTMPDVKGEIDLLIASDCISEGQNLQDCDYLINYDIHWNPVRIIQRFGRIDRIGSQNKEIQLVNFWPNMTLDEYIQLKERVENRMVIMDMTATGDDNVLFNQSSDLEYRKQQLQRLQKEVVDLDDMNTGVSITDLGLNDFRMDLVNYVKENGELDTVPSGLHAVVAADEEKGAKPGVIFVLRNVNEELNPDKQNRLHPFYLVYMSEDGEVVTNHMDVKKTLDILRALCRGQSEPMMEACRSFNQATKDGKKMDMYSMLLEETIRSIVQVKEENDLDSLFSSGGTTALIDSIKGLEDFELLTFVVIRQVHA, from the coding sequence ATGGAAATCATTAATAATATCGACAATCTTCTCGGCGAAAATTTGAAACTTGAGGTTCGCAAAGGCAGCAAAGTATCGATTGCTGCATCGTGCTTTTCCATTTATGCATATGAAGCCTTAATGAAAGAACTGAATCAGGTGGAAGAAGTCCGGTTCATTTTCACCTCCCCCACTTTTATTGCGGATAGCATAAAAAAGGAGAAGCGGGAATTTTACATCCCGAAACGGAACCGGGAAAAAAGCTTGTATGGCACCGAATTTGAAATCCGGCTCAAAAACGAATTGACGCTCAAAGCAATTGCAAAAGAATGCAGCGACTGGATTCGCAAGAAAGTCACGTTCAAATCGAACCGTACTTCAGGTTCAATGCAAGGCATGCTGAATGTGCAGACTGCAAACGAGCCGATCACCTATATGCCGATCGATGGCTTTACGACCGTTGATCTTGGTTATGAAAAGGGCAATGCACTCTCCAAGATGGTGAACAAGTTCACGGAAGCTCCATTTACCAATATGTATTTCGATCTGTTCGATCAGGTATGGAATGACAAAAGCAAGCTTGAAGATGTCACGAACCAAGTTGTGGAGCATATTTCATCGGTGTATAAAGAGAACTCTCCGGAGTTCATCTACTATGTCATTTTGTACAATATTTTCAACGAGTTCCTATCGGACATCACAGAAGACATATTGCCCAACGAAGCAACTGGATTCAAAGAGACGGAAATCTGGAAACGTCTCTATCACTTCCAGAAAGACGCGGTTCTTGGTGCGATTAATAAACTGGAAAAATACAATGGATGCATCCTGGCAGACAGCGTCGGTCTGGGAAAAACATTTACGGCTCTTGGTATCATTAAATACTATGAACTTCGCAACAAATCCGTGTTGTTGCTATGTCCCAAGAAGCTCGGCGACAACTGGCTTACATATAAACAGAACGTGACCAACAACATCCTGTATGCCGACCGTTTCCGCTATGATGTACTCTACCATACGGACATATCGCGGGAAAGAGGCAAATCAAACGATATCCCGCTTGACCGATTGAATTGGGGCAATTACGATCTGCTCGTCATTGATGAGTCACATAACTTCCGTAACAACGAAGCCAAGAAAGATAAAGAGACGCGGTATCAGAAGCTGATGCGGAAAGTGCTGAAAAGCGGCGTGAAAACGAAAGTGCTCATGCTCTCCGCTACTCCGGTGAACAACAAGTTCATGGATCTTCGCAACCAGCTTGCCTTGGCTTATGAAGGAAATCCAGAGGAAATCAACAGCAAGTTGGGGACGGAGCGGGGGATCAACGACATCTTCAAACGAGCCCAGTCCGCGTTTAACCAGTGGTCTAAGATGGATGTTGCTGAGCGGACAACGGAGACGCTTCTTGGTATGCTCGACTTCGACTTTTTTGAGCTGCTGGACAGCTTGACGATCGCCCGATCACGCAAGCATATCCAGAAGTATTACAAAGCAGAGGAGATCGGCGAGTTCCCAAGGAGGCTACCGCCTCTCTCCAAGTTTTGCGATTTGACCGACAGGACCGATGTGATCGGGTATAATGATATTTTTATAGAGTTGTCCAGAATCAATCTCGGCATCTATGCACCATTCAAATACATTCAGCCGAGCCGATTGCGTTTCTATGAAGAGTTGTATGACACCAGCGTAAGGGGCGGGAGCGGGAACTTCAGGCAGATGGATCGTGAAGGAAGCTTGCAGCTCTTGATGCGTATTAACCTGCTGAAACGCCTGGAAAGTTCGGTGGAGTCGTTCCGATTGACCCTTTCCAAGATTGTCTCCAAACTCGATCAGACGCTTCAGCAAATCGAAGCGTTTGAGAGAAGCGGGAAATCCGACGCTGTAGGCTATACCGATATTGAGGATGCCAATCTTGACGATGACGATTGGCTGGACGATGATTTCAGCATCGGGGATACGATCAAGATCAATTTGTCCGATATGGATGTTCTTCGTTGGAAAGAAGATTTGACGAATGACCGCAACATTCTTTCCGCCTTGCTGACCGAAATGCAGAAAGTAACGCCTGAACACGATGCGAAGCTAAACACATTAAAGCAGGTTATTGATCATAAAATCAATCATCCGATCAATCCCGGCAACCGCAAAGTCATCATTTTCAGTGCGTTCACGGATACCGCGGCGTACTTGTACACACATTTATCTGCGTACATGAAGGCGAAGTACAATATCGATACGGCAAAAATTGTCGGCAGCGATGAGAACAAAAACACCGCAGGTTTGCGGAATGTTATCAGCACATTGCTCACTTGCTTCTCGCCTCGATCCAAGGAAAAGCATTTGACCATGCCCGATGTCAAAGGCGAGATTGACCTGCTCATTGCTTCCGATTGTATTTCTGAGGGTCAAAACTTGCAAGATTGTGACTATCTGATCAATTATGATATTCACTGGAACCCAGTGAGGATTATTCAACGATTTGGCCGAATAGACAGGATCGGTTCGCAGAACAAAGAAATTCAATTGGTGAATTTCTGGCCCAACATGACGCTGGATGAATACATTCAGTTAAAAGAACGGGTCGAGAATCGCATGGTCATCATGGACATGACAGCAACCGGCGATGATAACGTTCTGTTCAATCAATCCAGCGATCTGGAGTATCGGAAACAACAGCTTCAGCGATTACAGAAGGAAGTCGTCGATCTCGACGATATGAACACAGGTGTCTCCATCACCGATTTGGGGCTTAACGATTTCCGCATGGATTTGGTGAACTATGTCAAGGAGAACGGAGAACTTGATACCGTTCCGAGCGGACTGCATGCGGTTGTGGCTGCTGACGAAGAGAAGGGAGCAAAGCCCGGCGTCATCTTTGTTCTTCGCAACGTCAATGAGGAACTGAATCCCGACAAGCAGAACCGGCTACATCCCTTCTATCTCGTCTACATGAGCGAAGATGGTGAAGTCGTCACCAATCATATGGATGTCAAAAAGACATTGGATATCCTGCGAGCTCTATGCAGAGGGCAATCCGAACCAATGATGGAGGCTTGCCGCAGCTTCAACCAAGCGACGAAAGACGGCAAAAAGATGGACATGTATTCCATGTTGTTGGAAGAAACGATTCGCTCGATTGTTCAGGTGAAAGAAGAAAACGATCTGGATAGCTTGTTCTCTTCGGGAGGTACGACAGCATTGATTGACTCGATTAAGGGGCTTGAGGACTTTGAACTCCTCACCTTTGTCGTCATCAGGCAGGTGCATGCATGA
- a CDS encoding type III restriction-modification system endonuclease, translating into MKIKFKHQQFQLDAVKSIVDCFEGQPNELSRFTLDRGRRQKPEQMVMDDVANAEQANIGFKNNAIQLIDQEILKNIQTVQRKNGLKISEKLENKYNLTIEMETGTGKTYTYIRTMFELYQKYGWSKFIVVVPSIAIREGVLKTFQITEDHFMSEYGTKARYFVYNSKQLHHIEKFASDAGINVMIINSQAFNARGKDARRIYMELDDFNSRKPIDVLASTHPILIIDEPQSVEGKKTKESLKAFNPLFTLRYSATHREDYNKVYRLDALDAYNKKLVKKISVKGISAKGTSGTDSYLYLEGIDVSTKQAPVARLEFEVKTKTGLARKTHKIRQNDDIYQLSGELEQYKGYKVSEINGQNNSISFINGVTLYAGDVQGDVGELHFRRIQIRETIKSHFEKERALFHQGIKVLSLFFIDEVAKYRQYDKDGSELNGIYADMFEEEYTTLLNEQLSLFADDPYIQYLNRIQVKETHKGYFSIDKKSNRYVDPKVSARETDSDDADAYDLIMRDKERLLSFAEPTRFIFSHSALKEGWDNPNVFQICTLKHSDSTIKKRQEVGRGLRLCVNQNGERMDSSVPGIDIHEINVLTVIASESYEQFAKQLQNEIAETLSDRPRKADRDFFLDKVLKNARGEQLKLEDTLASKLLYTFIKNDYVDDQYNLTDVYFNAVENQSLTLPEELTDFQEPLVELVKSIYVEGKSNLADNERSRNIASVTVNNNFYKKEFQELWNQINRKSVYTVKFDSEELVKKCIWALDSHLQVPAIRYAIRHGEMNRIESQQQLKSGEAFQTRETKTELVEVKPEFRVKYDLVGKLMDETRLTRKTIVAILTGIKEATFLQFRKNPEEFMLRAAKLINEQKATTIIESITYDVLNDKFEADVFTKNTLSGKLGENAIPVEKHVYDYVVTDSKIERAFAKELDVSNEVRVYAKLPRGFFIPTPMGNYNPDWAIVFKEGDVKHIYFIAETKGSMESMELREVEKAKIECARKHFAKLNTGQLKYDVVNNYEKLLEIVKG; encoded by the coding sequence TTGAAGATCAAATTCAAACATCAGCAGTTTCAGTTGGACGCCGTAAAAAGTATCGTGGATTGCTTCGAGGGGCAACCGAATGAGTTGTCCCGATTTACTCTTGACCGAGGCAGAAGACAAAAGCCTGAACAAATGGTCATGGATGATGTCGCGAATGCCGAACAAGCGAATATCGGTTTCAAGAACAATGCCATTCAATTGATTGATCAGGAAATCTTGAAAAACATTCAAACGGTGCAACGGAAGAACGGTCTGAAAATATCCGAGAAGCTTGAGAACAAATATAATCTGACGATCGAAATGGAAACCGGGACAGGCAAAACCTATACGTACATCCGTACAATGTTCGAACTGTACCAAAAGTACGGATGGAGCAAATTTATTGTCGTTGTTCCTTCTATCGCTATTCGTGAAGGTGTGCTCAAGACGTTCCAGATCACGGAAGATCACTTTATGTCCGAATACGGGACGAAGGCACGATACTTTGTGTATAACTCAAAGCAATTGCACCATATCGAGAAATTTGCCAGCGACGCCGGGATCAATGTTATGATCATCAACTCGCAAGCCTTTAATGCGAGAGGGAAAGATGCAAGACGGATTTATATGGAATTGGATGACTTCAACAGCCGCAAACCGATTGACGTACTGGCGAGCACACATCCGATTCTGATCATCGACGAGCCACAATCCGTCGAAGGTAAGAAAACGAAAGAATCGCTGAAGGCTTTCAATCCGCTTTTTACGCTACGTTATTCGGCGACGCATCGTGAAGATTACAACAAAGTGTACCGGCTCGACGCTTTGGATGCATACAACAAAAAGCTGGTGAAAAAGATCAGCGTGAAGGGGATTTCGGCCAAAGGAACAAGCGGCACGGACAGCTATCTGTATCTGGAAGGCATCGATGTGAGCACGAAGCAGGCTCCGGTTGCCCGGCTGGAATTCGAAGTGAAGACAAAAACGGGTCTTGCCAGAAAGACGCATAAAATCAGACAAAATGATGATATATACCAATTATCCGGTGAGCTTGAGCAGTACAAGGGATATAAAGTGTCCGAAATTAATGGACAAAATAACAGCATTAGCTTTATAAACGGCGTAACTTTATACGCTGGTGACGTACAGGGGGATGTAGGAGAACTGCATTTCCGCCGTATTCAGATTCGGGAAACGATCAAGTCCCATTTTGAAAAAGAACGTGCGTTGTTTCATCAAGGGATTAAAGTATTATCGCTCTTTTTCATCGATGAAGTGGCGAAATACCGGCAATATGACAAAGATGGTTCGGAATTAAATGGCATCTATGCAGATATGTTTGAGGAAGAATACACGACCTTGCTCAATGAGCAATTGTCGCTGTTTGCCGATGATCCATACATTCAGTATTTGAATCGGATACAGGTGAAAGAAACGCATAAGGGTTATTTCTCGATCGATAAGAAAAGCAACCGTTATGTCGATCCGAAGGTATCGGCTAGAGAGACCGACTCCGATGATGCAGATGCGTATGACCTGATTATGCGGGATAAAGAACGATTGCTAAGTTTTGCGGAACCAACCCGGTTTATCTTCTCCCACTCTGCTCTTAAGGAAGGTTGGGATAATCCGAATGTGTTCCAGATTTGCACGCTGAAACATAGCGATTCCACCATCAAGAAACGTCAGGAAGTTGGGCGTGGACTGCGGCTTTGTGTCAATCAGAACGGGGAACGTATGGATTCAAGCGTACCGGGTATCGACATTCATGAGATTAATGTGTTGACCGTCATTGCCAGTGAGTCGTACGAGCAATTTGCGAAACAGCTGCAAAATGAAATCGCCGAAACGCTGTCCGATCGTCCACGCAAAGCAGATCGCGACTTCTTCCTGGATAAGGTGTTGAAGAATGCACGCGGCGAGCAATTGAAATTAGAAGATACCTTAGCAAGCAAGTTACTGTACACGTTCATTAAAAATGATTATGTGGATGATCAGTACAATTTGACGGATGTTTATTTTAACGCTGTAGAAAACCAGAGTCTCACACTTCCTGAGGAATTGACGGACTTTCAGGAACCGTTGGTCGAATTGGTGAAGTCGATTTATGTAGAGGGCAAATCGAATCTGGCAGATAATGAACGGAGTCGCAATATTGCTTCCGTTACGGTCAATAACAATTTTTATAAAAAGGAATTTCAAGAGCTCTGGAACCAAATTAATCGGAAGTCCGTTTATACTGTCAAATTCGACTCCGAGGAACTTGTGAAGAAGTGTATATGGGCTTTGGACAGTCATTTACAAGTGCCTGCGATCCGATATGCGATCAGGCATGGCGAAATGAATCGAATTGAGTCCCAGCAACAGCTAAAGTCGGGGGAAGCCTTTCAGACGCGAGAAACCAAAACAGAGCTTGTGGAAGTGAAACCGGAATTTCGGGTGAAATATGATCTGGTCGGAAAGCTGATGGACGAAACGCGGCTGACGAGAAAAACGATCGTGGCCATTTTAACGGGAATCAAAGAAGCCACATTCCTGCAATTCCGCAAAAACCCGGAGGAATTCATGCTTCGTGCCGCCAAGCTGATCAACGAGCAGAAAGCGACGACGATTATTGAATCCATCACTTATGATGTTCTCAATGATAAATTCGAAGCGGACGTATTTACGAAAAACACATTATCCGGGAAACTGGGGGAAAATGCGATTCCGGTTGAGAAGCACGTTTATGACTATGTAGTTACGGATTCTAAGATCGAGCGTGCTTTTGCTAAAGAGCTTGATGTCAGCAATGAAGTCCGGGTGTACGCCAAGCTGCCGCGGGGATTTTTCATCCCGACGCCAATGGGCAATTACAATCCGGACTGGGCGATTGTTTTCAAGGAAGGCGATGTGAAGCACATTTACTTCATCGCGGAGACGAAAGGCTCCATGGAATCCATGGAACTCCGTGAAGTGGAGAAGGCGAAGATTGAATGTGCCCGGAAACACTTTGCTAAGCTGAATACAGGACAGCTGAAGTACGATGTTGTCAACAATTATGAGAAGTTGCTGGAGATCGTCAAGGGGTAA
- a CDS encoding site-specific DNA-methyltransferase, with translation MKKLTMKSVDLTQVNIDKIAELFPNVITEARDEKGKIKRAVDFDLLKQELSDVLVEGEKERYQLTWPGKKQAILNANTPIDKTLRPVKEDSVDWDNTQNLYIEGDNLEVLKLLQESYLNKVKMIYIDPPYNTGNDFIYKDDFKEPTEEYLEESGQIDENGIRLVPNPNSNGRFHSDWMTMIYSRLKIARNLLRDDGVIFISIDDNEVDNLKKICDDIFGADNFIEKIVWKNKYGSGALTKGFANVHEYILCYSKNPLVNIEAPLDEESIKEYEKNKDSKYETRGGYITQPLATNSKDDRPNLVYPLLHNGIEIWPEKQWIWSKERLYKAYENDEIVINYSNGKYSVRMKQYLKDENGNVRKGKPVSILNGPFNQEGTKEIKELFDGIDPFGFPKPSKLIEYFFSFSINNLDDRDGIYLDFFSGSATSAHAVMNLNAKDGGSRKYILVQLPEINKTNSKFDNICELGKERIRRAAKKIKEETGADIDYGFRVFRVDSSNMKDVYYTPDKLKQGDMFDLASNIKEDRTGEDLLIQVMLELGLELSLPMETKQLEGKIVHYVAGNSLIACFEDNVPESVIKQIAAEKPLRVVFRDSSFEDDSARINVEELFKMLSPGTEIQVL, from the coding sequence ATGAAAAAATTGACGATGAAGTCAGTCGATTTGACTCAAGTCAATATCGACAAGATTGCAGAGTTGTTCCCCAACGTGATTACCGAAGCCAGAGATGAAAAAGGAAAAATCAAGCGTGCGGTCGATTTTGATTTGTTGAAGCAGGAACTTTCCGATGTTCTTGTCGAGGGTGAAAAAGAACGATATCAGCTTACTTGGCCTGGAAAAAAACAAGCGATCCTTAATGCGAACACACCTATTGACAAAACATTGCGTCCGGTTAAGGAAGATAGCGTTGATTGGGACAACACACAGAATTTGTATATAGAAGGTGACAACCTTGAAGTGTTGAAACTTCTTCAAGAGTCGTATTTGAATAAGGTAAAAATGATCTATATTGATCCACCATATAATACTGGGAATGACTTTATTTATAAGGATGACTTCAAAGAGCCTACTGAAGAATATCTAGAAGAGTCGGGTCAGATTGATGAAAACGGAATAAGATTAGTGCCGAATCCAAATTCTAATGGCCGATTCCATAGTGATTGGATGACAATGATATATTCCAGGTTAAAAATAGCAAGAAATTTGTTACGTGATGATGGTGTAATCTTTATTAGTATTGATGACAATGAAGTAGATAATTTAAAAAAGATATGTGACGATATATTCGGGGCGGATAATTTCATAGAGAAAATCGTATGGAAAAACAAGTATGGATCGGGTGCGTTGACCAAAGGGTTTGCAAATGTCCATGAGTATATATTATGTTACTCAAAAAATCCGCTTGTAAATATAGAAGCTCCATTAGATGAAGAGTCAATTAAAGAGTATGAAAAAAATAAGGATTCTAAGTATGAAACTAGAGGTGGATACATCACTCAACCTTTAGCAACTAACAGTAAAGATGATAGACCGAATCTAGTTTATCCATTGCTTCACAATGGTATAGAAATATGGCCTGAAAAGCAATGGATCTGGTCAAAAGAGAGGCTTTATAAAGCTTATGAAAATGATGAAATCGTAATTAATTATTCGAATGGAAAATATAGCGTCCGTATGAAACAATATTTAAAAGATGAGAATGGGAATGTAAGAAAAGGAAAGCCTGTTTCCATCCTTAATGGGCCTTTTAACCAAGAGGGGACCAAGGAGATAAAGGAATTATTTGATGGAATCGATCCGTTTGGGTTTCCAAAGCCATCGAAATTAATAGAGTATTTCTTTAGTTTCTCAATAAACAATTTGGATGACAGGGATGGTATTTACCTAGACTTTTTTTCGGGATCGGCAACCTCTGCTCATGCTGTAATGAATCTGAATGCGAAGGATGGTGGGAGTAGAAAATATATATTGGTTCAATTGCCTGAGATAAATAAAACAAATAGTAAATTTGACAATATATGCGAGCTTGGCAAAGAACGCATTCGCCGTGCTGCAAAAAAAATTAAAGAAGAAACTGGAGCAGACATCGATTACGGCTTCCGGGTATTCCGCGTGGATTCATCGAACATGAAGGACGTTTACTACACACCGGACAAGCTAAAACAGGGTGACATGTTCGATCTTGCATCCAATATCAAAGAAGATCGTACCGGGGAAGATTTGCTAATCCAGGTCATGCTGGAACTCGGCCTTGAGCTTTCGTTGCCTATGGAAACGAAGCAGCTTGAAGGGAAGATCGTTCATTACGTCGCTGGAAACTCATTAATCGCATGTTTTGAAGACAACGTGCCGGAATCTGTTATTAAACAAATTGCAGCGGAAAAACCGCTTCGGGTTGTATTCCGCGATAGTTCCTTTGAAGATGATTCCGCACGCATCAATGTAGAAGAATTGTTCAAGATGCTCTCTCCGGGCACAGAAATTCAAGTGCTGTAA
- a CDS encoding DUF4391 domain-containing protein, whose translation MMFQLPSSTLVNRKIPKSKFYEKLQANHHLKELFTEQVESIIWKHKLSKDTIRLEPKEDIEEFQIFEIHLKEQTYSLDLLRSIDKAIPYPILHVLIYDGQAKLAIAYKERNQTDDNRSVIRSYHETDWQPVKSIELNIFQGLDLKAVYENIIRQLLPIKMKPEIELSAVLERQAHIDKLTQECQRLESKLRAEKQFNKKVELNMELQRKRKELKQLLDE comes from the coding sequence ATGATGTTTCAATTGCCTTCAAGCACGCTTGTAAACCGTAAAATTCCGAAAAGCAAATTTTATGAGAAGTTGCAAGCAAATCATCACCTCAAAGAACTGTTTACTGAACAAGTCGAATCGATCATCTGGAAGCACAAGCTCTCCAAAGACACGATTCGACTTGAACCGAAAGAAGATATTGAAGAATTTCAGATATTCGAGATTCATTTGAAGGAGCAAACATACTCCCTTGACTTGCTGCGGAGTATAGATAAGGCGATCCCTTATCCCATTCTGCATGTTTTGATATATGATGGTCAGGCCAAGCTCGCCATCGCATATAAAGAGCGAAATCAGACCGACGACAATCGGTCTGTCATTCGTTCCTACCATGAGACGGACTGGCAGCCGGTGAAGAGTATCGAGCTGAACATCTTTCAAGGACTTGATCTGAAGGCTGTTTACGAGAACATCATCCGTCAACTGCTTCCCATTAAGATGAAGCCGGAAATTGAACTTTCAGCGGTTTTGGAGCGACAAGCCCATATTGATAAGCTTACGCAAGAATGCCAACGGCTAGAGTCCAAACTGCGGGCTGAAAAACAATTCAACAAGAAGGTTGAATTGAACATGGAACTACAACGGAAACGAAAAGAACTGAAACAACTACTCGATGAGTAA